From a single Silene latifolia isolate original U9 population chromosome 6, ASM4854445v1, whole genome shotgun sequence genomic region:
- the LOC141588191 gene encoding uncharacterized protein LOC141588191 codes for MTALRESAEELQAWKGISIGKIVKLIATKRKQIERLNEGGRSVEEVRRRRKLVGEVAELCRQEEQFWRQRSRALWLKEGDRNTSYFHKQAGQRRAKNHINKLTDENVMVRYGDEAVAGVATAYLKGSLHSGS; via the coding sequence ATGACGGCTTTGAGGGAGAGTGCGGAAGAGCTTCAGGCGTGGAAGGGGATTAGTATAGGGAAGATTGTTAAATTGATTGCTACTAAACGCAAGCAAATTGAGAGACTTAATGAGGGGGGGAGGTCGGTGGAGGAGGTACGAAGGAGGAGGAAGCTCGTTGGTGAGGTGGCTGAGTTGTGTAGGCAAGAGGAGCAGTTCTGGAGGCAAAGATCGAGGGCTCTTTGGCTAAAGGAAGGTGACCGTAATACGAGTTACTTCCACAAGCAGGCGGGACAGAGACGAGCAAAGAACCATATTAATAAACTTACTGATGAGAATGTGATGGTTCGATATGGGGATGAGGCGGTTGCGGGGGTTGCTACGGCCTATTTAAAAGGATCTCTTCACAGCGGCTCCTAG
- the LOC141588192 gene encoding uncharacterized protein LOC141588192, whose product MIKLWNPSKPVIGNVIDAKEKTFVFRFGVMRDKERVLENQPWHFDKFVWCFNEPSMTGKMTDLPLYHLPLWARVYDLPISGRRNESNVRKIGAMLGKYVGMELGPNPEMDRAIRVRIIHDVRLPLKKLIHIKMSGDREVPFEVKYERLPTFCYGCGRLGHGEKDCEEGPFEEHELQYGEWLRASPWKITKIC is encoded by the coding sequence ATGATCAAGCTCTGGAATCCTTCGAAACCTGTTATAGGAAATGTGATTGACGCTAAAGAGAAGACTTTTGTCTTTCGATTCGGAGTGATGCGTGATAAGGAGCGTGTTCTTGAAAATCAGCCATGGCATTTCGATAAGTTCGTGTGGTGCTTCAACGAGCCGAGTATGACGGGTAAGATGACTGATCTTCCGCTATATCATTTACCTTTATGGGCTCGTGTTTATGACCTTCCCATTTCGGGTAGGAGAAATGAGTCGAATGTGAGGAAAATTGGAGCGATGTTGGGGAAGTATGTGGGTATGGAGCTAGGGCCGAACCCGGAAATGGATAGAGCTATTCGTGTTCGCATTATCCATGATGTTAGGCTGCCATTGAAGAAACTAATCCATATAAAGATGAGCGGTGATCGTGAGGTGCCTTTCGAGGTGAAGTATGAGCGCTTGCCTACTTTCTGCTATGGGTGTGGAAGATTAGGGCATGGGGAAAAAGATTGCGAGGAGGGCCCTTTCGAGGAGCATGAGCTTCAGTATGGGGAGTGGTTGAGAGCCTCTCCTTGGAAAATTACGAAAATCTGTTAA